Genomic segment of Miscanthus floridulus cultivar M001 unplaced genomic scaffold, ASM1932011v1 os_2416_1_2, whole genome shotgun sequence:
cgatgctcgttcatcgccagtgacgccggggactcctggctcctcggtgctcggtcatcgccagcgacgccggggactcctcgctcctcgatgctcggtcatcgccagcgacgtcggggactcctcgctccttggtgctcggtcattgccagcgacgctggggactcctcgctccttggtgctcgaacatcaccgcctatgtcggggacgcctcgctcctcgatgctcagacatcgccgcatacgccggggactcctcggtgctcggtcatcgcctgcgacgccggggactcgtcgctcctcggtgctcagacatcgccagcgacgctagggactcctcgctcctcggtgctcggtcatcgcccgcgacaccggggactcctcgctcctcggtgctcgatcatcgccagcgacgccagggactcctcgctcctcagtgttcgctcatcgctagcgacgccggggactcctcgctcctcgatgctcgctcatcgccagcgacgccggggactcctcactcctcggtgctcggtcatcgccggtgaCGCCGATgactcctcgctcatcggtgctcggtcatcgccagcgacgctggggactcctcgctcctcggtgctcggacatcgccgcctacgctagggactcctcggtgctcggtcatcgccggcgatGCTGGGgagtcctcgctcctcggtgctcggacatggccagcaacgccggggacttctcgctcctcggtgctcggacatcaccgcctacgccgaggactccttagtgctcggtcatcatcGGCGACGCCGGAGacacctcgctcctcggtgctcggacatcgtcagtgacgctagggactcctcagtgctcggtcatcaccagagacgccggggactcctcgctcctcgatgctcggtcatcgccagcaacaccggggactcctcgctcctcggtgctcggtcatcgtcagcgacgtcggggactcctcgctcctcggtgctcggacatcgccgcctacgccggggacaccttggtgctcgatcatcgccggcgacgccggggactcctcgctcctcggtgctcgatcatcggcagtgacaccggggactccacgctcctcggtgctcggtcatcgccagcgacgtcggggactcctcgctcctcggtgctcggtcatcgccagcgatgctgaggACTCCTAGCTCCTCGGTGTtcgatcatcgccagcaatgTCGGGGACTTCTCGCTCTTCGGGCATCGCCAgggacaccagggactcctcgcacctcggcgctcgatcatcgccagtgacgccggggactcctcgctcctcgatgctcgatcatcgccagcgacatcggggactcctcgctcctcggtcatggccagcgatgtcggggactcctcgctcctcggtgctcggtcatcgccagcgacgccggggactcctcgctcctcggtgctcggtcatcgccagctctgctggggactcctcggtgctcggtcatcgcaagCGACATCGGGGACTACTCGCTccttggtcatcaccagcgacgccgaggactcctcgctcctcggtgctcggacatcgccagcgacgccggggactcctcgctcctcggtgctcggtcatcgccagcgacgccggggactcctcgctcctcggtgctcgtcaTCGCcaacaacgccggggactcctcgctcctcggtgctcggtcatcgccagcgacgccgaggactcctcggtgcttggtcatcgcccacgacgtcggggactcctcgctcctcggtcatcgccagcgacgccggggactcctcggtgctcggtcatcgccagcaacgccggggactcctcgctcctcggtgctcggtcatcgccagctccaccggggactcctcggtgctcggtcatcgccagcgacatcggggactcctcactcctcattcatcgccagtgatgtcggggactccttgctcctcggtgctcggtcatcgccagcgacgccggggactcctcgctcctcggtgctcggtcatcgccagcgacgtcagggactcctcgctcctcggtcatcgccagcaacgccggggactcctcgctccttggtgctcggtgatcatcagcgacgtcggggactcatcGCTCATCGGTGCTTGTTCATCGTCAGCtccgccagggactcctcggtgctcggacatcgccgcctatgccggggactcctcggtgctcggtcatcgtcggcgacgccggggactcctcgctcctcggtgctcggtcatcgccagcgacgccggggactcctcggtgctctcttggtggtcggatcttgctacgtctcgtcggtgtgctatcaagctggtCCATGCTGTTcatggggtcttgatacgcgcatgtcagacgacgtcggcaagctttcagacttctttgaccctgctagaagattcattcttcatcttccagcaggttcggggactaagtgggcacacttcaccttgcggtgaatgtgcttgttctcatctcgaggctacgcccggggactggctgcctgctcggctgatcttctactttctgaccctggcaccacgtgactacgtcacctactgtcaggctcgaggactagctgtgggggtatggtcctccggtatccacaagacaagacatgggccgtaccatcagaggtggtccggcccacaagatcaaggcgtgcacggcgtgcaccacaagctattgtatagtaccaaatagtatactttccttgtaactctgtccctccagactatataaggagagacaagggtctcCTAGTGGACAGATCTATCtacatacatctcaatacaatacaccaaagacacaagatatagagtattacgtcgatcagaaggcccaaacctgtctaaatcgttgtctctgcgctttgtgtcaccatccggttcctgatcacgcgtaTCCCCACCGATCAATCTAACATCGCGTGATACccttcggtggactgccgagcatcttttatcgagaGTCGCCTTCGACCGTCATGATCGATGCCCCAGGCCTTTTTTTCAACTGGACTGAGTGGAACAAGATTCAACCGTTCTTgtcatgataaattgataataattcGAGTGTCACCAGCACACATGGAAAAGTACGTACGATCTGGTTTTAGCTTGCAGATCACACAGCCATCACACTTCACTGCACCCTACAAAGGACAGCATGTTAGATCGAGACGTTGTTAGGTCCGTGGCTACAGGGTGGGGATACATGTGTACACTAGCATATGGACCGTTTGGTTTGATCTCTTGTCTTGGAATAATGGACGTGTTACTTTTGATTTACGCCGGTTCTAAATTGTAAGTTATTCTgacttttttttaatatatagttTTTACAACGTATCTAAATATATCATATGTCTAGATAGAcaataaaaactatgtatctaaaaaaatcaaaatgatttataatttaaaacggaagGAGTAGGTAAGAGCAAGGCCTTTAACTTGTGACTGAGGCCAAAGTTTTATTTTCCcatgcaaaaaaaaatatttgataCTTAATACTACAGAGAAACACGCATGATACATGTTTACCTAACTGCAGTGTAGCTGCCAAAGCCATTTATTCGACTGATGATAAGAAAGGAAATGAAGAAAACCATGTGGAGTttaaagcatctccaagagaGAAATAAAAATTTAGAAAACACTCTAAAAATAAGAGTCCAGTAGACTGTAAACTATTTTCCATCTCTTCCGTACTCCAAAACCACTCTTCTCGCTCTCCACTAGTGGAGAGGTTACACTACCCTATAAATTCAATATACAGTAGcgtttacatcaaaatttgaaaagaagaacgtgggaactcgaagctttcaagattgtgtcatcaaggaatcgattgcataaggatcgatatcagttgGTTCAGATACggtactggaatcggctctcttcggatgctacggttggcgtcgggagaAACATGTCGGgctctacaaaaagaaaaagattagggtctaagttatcttaagttagaaaTATTTTCTCTTCTActaaaaattgtaatgagtcgtatttaagTATGATTCAcgcttaggttctgggtataaatattggaccccggctattgtaaaggacagatccaatcaatcaatacaaattgcttttttggcttcacgtcaacccttaggagtaggagtagtgtagatctcgacgagttcttcaataaGCAGAGCTGCATCGGTCCGCCCGACCTCTGgattgtctgtaagtaccgtcatggctttaTACTtatgtttgtaaggctgcaatggtccggccgacctcttgcgagctctagtataagctagttatcgatcgttatctagttcaagtagaactacatcggttaagttcgacctccatttctcgaattagattaaggtcaagttatcgtctctacctaagggtggcatccttcgggtagattcattaagttaccgatcttgctgatgttcctattgtcattagttttagcaatatcaacctgcctgatcgagatcgatctagttcggcctcacatccttttagtccatcgtttattttgttacATTACGATGAGTCTTATTTTAAACTacggattatgtttcatcggttgttctacttcgatcttgattgtgcatagtacgcggttaaggcatgtttgatcttgagaatgtttgctagctagttgaatctggtctatagctcgctattatggatgtaacgatccggtcgatccccactgttagtactttagatcggagtATGTTAGCTGGTAGACTTGCTTTTGACCAGGCTTGATCTTGGttgctatgcttgcatcggctaaatagccgattgcccgcACTTTAACGCTCATAATATGTTTTCATGatcctgttaaatgtgaatagatctgtttactttaaatgtttaatctgttatctttattatggctgtcatcgatccggtcgaaccccactgttaaagataataggctagatttgatgagtttatagacatgttcgtattaaatagtcgattgttctcaTGATATGATCCTTTtgtacctgaatcggctatttcatcCAATTCgtctgtgctttcacacatatagcatgtctttcagaaacctgTCAACGTATAGATGATTTTATGGAttttttggctttagtttgttgttatcatcatagctgcatcgatccggtcgaacctcactgttgatagtagcagattagattcagagcgtttgtagatctatTTATACTAGAGAGTCgattttgttcgcatgttatatcctttctcgttaaacttatcagctcaatgctttacaccggTTATACTTATCTAGccgatgatgttacttatatctgggCACATTGCATTTGTTATTATAAAATCAACCATGACCCACGAGtgttacagtccttaacagtcgatttcttctcgtatcggctatttagtcgatttttccgtcacgctgctcctgaagcggcacacttggaactgtctgggcaaaaccggcatgttccaccttaaattactgataaaatttctctccttgtcaattgcaggtcaaattggctAGCACACCTTCGGGAATTCGCAGGATTGGTtggtcctacgttgaagccaagcggattcCAGGCTCATcccaagcagatccttccggcttgctacgtgtcgACACGTTTTTTGTGACAACAGGTAGTTTTCTTATGATTTTTCATGCAAGAAAAATTATGACAAGTCTTTGGAGTATAGAGAATCAAAGCTAGAAAGTCTACTGGGGACACGAGATATACCAAGAGAGAATATTAATGGGATGGCTCTCCAAATAGATAGAAGATCAAAGTTAGAGGCTCTTGATGTTCCTCTTATAAGAGAGGGCTCGAGGGAGTGGTTGGGTGCTCCATATCGCCTACCCCCACTTTGGAGCCTTTACTAAATTAGAAAAAAATGATGTGGCCATGTGGGTCTTCAGTGAAAAGTTGCTTGAAAGTACGTTAGGGTAGTAAGAATGAATAAGCCACAGCCTAGGAACTTTTTATGACCCAATTTAGCCCATATATCTATCTATCTCTTGGCTAGGCAAAGCCTCTCCTCTATTTTGATTTGTCACATTTTGATTTCACATGATCTTCCATGCGTATCTTTGACCACTAATTGTTTTCCTGAAATATATTCTTAAACTCTTTCAATTTTGTGAAAGTTTGCAACTAGTCTATCTGAATACAAATAAAATGTTTATCCCCACAAAATGTCTATAACAACTTACATGTTTTCAAACAAAATAAATAGTTTGAAACCCATATATGTAGCCTaaatgacattcttttcagtTTTTGTGACCTCAAAGAAAAGCATAGCGAAGCAAATCCTTTGAACATGGAGAAAGCGAGTTCTCGTACAACCATAAACTAATGAAAATGCTTACACCCGGCCGTGCGATTGTTCGGACGTCGCATTCGCAGGCCGCACACCAGTCCAACAGCCCAACATCGTATCCTCTTGTTCACTCGTCCTCTCTAGAAGGCTCTTCACCGTAGCGCCACGACCACGCTCTGCCCCCGTGCCACCTCGGCGTTATTCACAGCGTCTGGGCGCCGAGCGCCGGCAGACATCTCCCGCGTCCTAGCGCGGTTGCccgtcttcctccctctccatgGCGCATCCTGCCCACCACGGCCGCCCACCACAGCCTTCTCCAGCGCCGCAGCGCCGCGCGTGGTCCATCTTCTGCACCGAAGCAACCCACTGCAGCCTTCTTCACCAGACCTGTCGCGACCTTCTTCAACAGAGCAGCGAGCTCCGCGCCACCTGTGAGCTCTACACCGGTGAACTTCACATATGGATGAGCCTCCATTCCCAAGCAGCAAAGAGATGTTGCACTGAAACACATGTTATAAAcatatgtttcaggtgtttcagagatatgttgcaagtatttcgtatcggtgttgcaaaagtacatcaagatgttgcaaaagtatatcggcatgttgcacatgttgaatggctatacacgtatgtttcaagtgtttcaaatgttttatctgtatcagtcatatgttgcaagtatttttatctggatgttgcaaaggtagatctgaatgttgcatatacatgcatgttgcaagtattttttaagtgtttcagatatttcataGTCTGTTGCAAGTGTCtcatttagatgttgcatatgtttgcaatggtttttaagTGTTATCCAcgtgttttttgcaagtgttttcatacgCATGTTTGAAATGTTTTATCTGCCTTCtttgtatgttgtaagtgttgtaTCTAGATGTTTTTAAAAAAAGTAGATCGAGGGTTGCACATGGTATGCGCGTGGAAAGCGGTTGGCAGCGCAGGCGACGTCCGCGCGTGGTGCGGGCGACATCTGAGGCGGCGCGGGCCGCGCGCGGACGACATCTGAGGCGGCGCAGGCCTGCTACTTGGGTGCTCGCTCGCTCGCTAAGTGGGTACCGTCTGACGCTAGGATTTGGATCGGACGTCCGGGCACTAGCAAGTCCATAAAACTAAACCCGTTTCACCTTTCTTCTCTGGACCTAACATTTTTCCTACTGATTCGTCGTTGCGGCATCTTCCTTTGCAGGCAGACAAAACGCCCTTGCTCGTGGCACTGGTACTGGTATTGGTACTCCACCGGTTTGGATGGGCGCGGCTTGGTTGGCGTTGCTCTATTGGCTTGTTCGTATCAGTCATACTTATCAGTtgtgaaatagtgtttttctcttctaataaaacagcatcagctatcttataagccacagaaacgatgaAGCAACAGACCCCATATGGCCGGGAACAAGAACAAGCACAACACCGCGTCGGGACCATGGCGTGCCGGGGAAGATCTATAACGCTTGCGGTGGCCGCGCGCCGCCCCCACTGCACCCACGGGAACATGTGCGCTGGTTCCTTCCGTCTCCCACCCCGACCACCAAGAATCGGCATCTGTTTACGCCGCCGTACATGCATGTTTGCAACAAACACACTGCCCCAAACCCTGCCCATCGCGTACCACACGGCCCCGATTTCTGCACCAAACACGTGGAGCATTCCCGACTCTTTTCCCGCTCATCAACACCGAAGAATCTCTCCGTCCACCGCGGCATTTCTTTTAGAAATTTCTTCCTCACCCCTTTTTTCAGAAGCGGCATCAGTTCCATGTTTCCATTTCTGCCTGTAATAATCTTCTGATCTCTGATTGAAAAAAAGGAGATCGCAGGTGGAGCGTGCAAGTTTCAGCCGGCGACGTCCCCTCCTTATCCGATCCAAATCCGATTCGCGCTACGCTAGACCAGGCGCCTGGTATGACCGATTCCATTCTAGGAATCTATTTGCCATTCTAGTATAGTAGTAGAAGCTCAAGTGGAGACGACGACTGGGTGGGGACGTGGGCTGACTGACCAATCCTCCACACCACAGCATCGTCCGCTCCGTGCTGCCAAGTGCCGGCGCACTCACCGGCCGGGCGGAGTGGCCACGGAGTCATCGCTCCACCACCCTGGTGCTGATACGATAGTATTATTACTGTTGAttgatttgatatgagagaaaaatactgttttgattAAAAATTTAtgatacgatcgtttacgacccagCGAACAGTCTGACAATCGACAACAACTAGATTACGGCCGCGTGATATAAATCTAATCCACCACCAATATTATgtttgaggccttgtttagttgggtgaagttTAAgttgatactgtagcacttttgtttttatttaacaattagtattcaatcatggactaattaggctcaaaacgttcgtctcgtgatttccaaccaaattgtgcaattagttttttttcgtcaatatttaatgctctatgcacgtatcgtaagattcgatgtgatgactactgtagcattttttgaaaaaagtttTTGGAATTGAACGTGGCCTGAATATGAAACGGGAAATATGACAGGCAAAGGACGAATCGTGATGACACCAACAGTTTTTTATTATTCCGTTCATTAGATTGGCGGGTTGTGCCCGCTCACACGTGCTCGCCGGCGCACTCGCACCGGCAGGCCGCCCGCGAACGTGGCGGTCAGCCCCGGCGCGAACTTGGGCCGGCGGGAGCTCCGGTCGATGGCCTCGATGTCGAAGCTCCGCACCACGGCGACGATGACGGCCTTCATCTCCATGAGCGCCAGCTCCTTGCCGAtacacacgcgcgcgccgccctGGAACACAGGGTACCGGTACGGGTTCTCATGGACGAAGCGCCCGTTCCTGAGCCACCGCTCGGGCCGGAACTCGCCGCAGTCGGGGCCCCACACGGACTCCATGCGGCCCATGGCGTAGGCGTGGTAGGTGACCCGGGTGCCCTTCGCCACCGCCGTGCCGTCCGGGAGCGTGTCGTCGCCGGCCGCGAACTTGGAGTCGAACTGCACCGGCGGGAACAGCCGCATGCTCTCGGACAGCGCGGCGTGCACGTAGTGCATGCCCTTGAGCTTGTTGAAAGTGGAGGCCGTGAGCCGGTCGTCGACGCCGGCTACGCGGGTAGCCTCGTCCCGGATGGCGGCCGCGACCTCCGGGTGATCGGAGAGGAGCAGGAAGAAGGCGGTCAGCGCCGAGGCGACGGTGTCGCGGCCGGCGAGCATGAAGCTGACGACGATGTCGCGGAGGTACTTGTCGTCGTTGATGGAGCCCATGAAGCGCGACAGGAGGTCGCTGCCCGAGGCGGCGCCCCCGAGCTTGCGACGCTGCCGGATCACCTCCGCGGCGAGCGTGTCCACGAGGTGCACCGCGTCCCGGAGCCTCCTTTCGTCCCCGAAGTTGAGCAGGCGCTTGAGCTTCCAGATGATGTGCATGGGCACGGTGGCGCGCCTGGCAGAGAGCGTGGAGGCCATGTCGAAGGCATTCTCGAACGACGACACCGGCATCGACAGCTCCAGGCAGCCAGGGTCGAGACCGAAGGAGATCTTGCAGATGCAGTCGAAGGCGAAGCGACGGAACACGTCCTGCAGGTCCAGGACCCTGCCCTGGCCCTCACGGGAGGCAGAGTGGAGCAAGGGGATGAGCCGGCTCCGCAGCTCGGACGCCACGACGCGCACCGCGAAGGCGCGCAGCGCCGGGGACGCGAGCTCGGCCGCGGCAATCTTGCGCTGGAACAGCCAGGCGTTCCCGTCGACGTTAAAGATCCCGCGGCCGAGGAAGTCGGCGAGGATGGCCGAGAACGGGGCGCCCTTGGGGTAGTTGTCGAAGCGTGCGCACAGCATGTGGTCGACGGTGGCCGGGTTGGCCGTGAGCACGTTCCGGAGGACGTGCACGTGGACGGTCTGCGCCGGCGAGGTGCGCAGCAGGTGCGCGTACCAGTCGCAGAGGTTGTCGTAGTCGGCGGCCCACGACGCCGTCAGGTAGGCCTCGCACACGGGGCACGCGCACCACCACGGCGGGCGCATGCGCGCCACGGCCAGCAGGGCGGCCAGCGCCACCGTGCACGCGGCGGACACGAAGAAGACGGCGGCCACCTGCGGCTGCATCGAGGACGCCAGGGCACTCGCGGCTTCACGTAACGCCGACGCCCCCCCGGTCTCGGCAACCATGACCATGAGCCTGAGCCCGTACGAGCGGGGCTCCTCGCGCTGTACCTGCGTGCGTGGTGCTATGGGCGCGCGCGCGCTTGCATACGCGGGTGCGTGCTTGTGACTCGTGTCCCCGGAGGAGGCCGTTTTATACCAGGCGCCAGGGGGTGTCTCGTGTTAAGGATGGGTGGTGTGCGCGCCAGATTGCGAGGAATTTGTGTACTTTGTGTTGCTGGTCTGACCTCCCCGTTGCTTTTACGAACCTCTTGGTCTCGGGCATGTTCGTTTTCTCCACTCCtctcagcccttgtttagttcgcgaaatttggattttggggctactgtagcaccttcgtttttatttggcaaatagtgtccaaacattgactaattaggcttaaaacgttcgtctcgtaatttcccaccaaactgtgtaattagtttttcttttcatctacatttaatgctccatgtacgggccgcaaacattcgatgtgacagatactgtagcaactttttggattttggagtgaaactaaacaagggctcagtcCTCTGTGTTACTCCATGTGTCGTGTTGGAGCTTTGTAGTCGGTGAGGGCACGTGCTTCATCAGCGAAAATTGCATGCCAGAACCAGAATCCCATCCCAGCCACTGGCAATGCATAAATGTGACTGGGGGGCATTTTAACCACCGCTGGCCGCTTTTATCCGACCATCCCCGTCCGGCCGTGACCAATGGTGCCGCGGTCTCTGGTCACCGGGCATTTATCAGTTTACTGGCCGGGGAGTGACTGCACTCCAGCCACAGTACTGCGAACGTGCTATCTCTGTGCCAAGCCAAGCGCCCTGACGCGTAGGAGGGCCGAAGAGGTGCTGCGCGTGCGCGGTGAGCACGTGCCGATTTCAATGCGGCCACGAGGATGAAACAGCAGCACTGGGGCCGATGAGTCAATGCCCGGCACGACAGCGCCGTATGGCATGCAGCAATTCGTCGCGTTGGTTGAGTGGCAGTATGCCCCGATCAGCATTCAACGTCTGTTGCGAACGGCCCGCGCGGTGCACTGTTGGGAAAAAAAAGAGCAGTGCGCCCGCGCTGATGCAGTTGAGCGCGCGTGCGGTGCGACGCCTCTTGCGAACGGCCCGCGCGGTGCACTGTTGTGCTGTGCGCGGCGTCGATGCTTCAACGTCGATGGCACTGCAGCTTGATGGACACCTCGCGGCGGCATGTGTGTAGCTTCAACGTCGACGACACAGCAATGCGGCGCAAGATTAAAGGAAGATGCCGAGGACGTGGCAGGTAAGTTGACGTAGTACTAGCCTGATAAGAACTGACGTGGCCACTTAATCGTGTCTCTAATTGCACTCCGAAAACTCATACGGACAAAGCTAGTATAGGCTACTTCGAAGCAACACGTGGGCTATTTACTTCTTTCAATGTAAATTACACTTATGAAAAGTTTCCCATATGGAGTACCGGCGCACTACTCTATATAAAACTATCGTCCGCGTACTGCCAAGAGGAATCGAACGCAGATCCAGCTCATAGCTAATGTGTCTATATATCTTACAATGGGGACCTACAAT
This window contains:
- the LOC136534948 gene encoding cytochrome P450 94C1-like; this translates as MVMVAETGGASALREAASALASSMQPQVAAVFFVSAACTVALAALLAVARMRPPWWCACPVCEAYLTASWAADYDNLCDWYAHLLRTSPAQTVHVHVLRNVLTANPATVDHMLCARFDNYPKGAPFSAILADFLGRGIFNVDGNAWLFQRKIAAAELASPALRAFAVRVVASELRSRLIPLLHSASREGQGRVLDLQDVFRRFAFDCICKISFGLDPGCLELSMPVSSFENAFDMASTLSARRATVPMHIIWKLKRLLNFGDERRLRDAVHLVDTLAAEVIRQRRKLGGAASGSDLLSRFMGSINDDKYLRDIVVSFMLAGRDTVASALTAFFLLLSDHPEVAAAIRDEATRVAGVDDRLTASTFNKLKGMHYVHAALSESMRLFPPVQFDSKFAAGDDTLPDGTAVAKGTRVTYHAYAMGRMESVWGPDCGEFRPERWLRNGRFVHENPYRYPVFQGGARVCIGKELALMEMKAVIVAVVRSFDIEAIDRSSRRPKFAPGLTATFAGGLPVRVRRRARVSGHNPPI